A genomic stretch from Terriglobus sp. RCC_193 includes:
- a CDS encoding Fic family protein produces the protein MRWNWQQPDWPEFRWNDRTLAKAEAAFLRGVGVLVGSAKHLDDDTRQQLLVDAMSVEALTTSEIEGEMLNRASVQSSIQRQLGLLSDRRKVQPAEQGISELMVTLYRGVDEVLTEDHLFSWHRMIVAGRGDLRDVGRYRTSDEPMQVVSGASYAPKVHFEAPPSNRVRKEMAGFVEWFNRTAPGTDSALPALTRAGVAHLYFESIHPFEDGNGRIGRAIAEKALVQGFGQPVIVALARSILAHHGDYYRSLEEANKTNDVTRWLRWFSAIALEAQYRTFAQIDFVIHKTKMLDSLKGRINARQEKVLLRMFREGPEGFEGGMSAKKYSTIAETPPATTTRDLAGLVEAGALVRSGELKHTRYVLNIPQSNIPAITIDEAGRVYHAISEEAKTASESE, from the coding sequence ATGCGTTGGAATTGGCAACAACCTGATTGGCCGGAATTCCGGTGGAACGACAGAACTTTGGCGAAGGCCGAGGCGGCTTTCCTGCGAGGTGTCGGTGTCTTGGTCGGATCGGCGAAGCATCTTGATGATGACACCCGACAACAACTCCTCGTTGACGCTATGAGCGTAGAAGCCTTGACTACTTCAGAGATTGAAGGGGAGATGCTCAATCGAGCCAGCGTCCAATCTTCGATTCAGCGACAGTTGGGCTTACTCTCTGACCGCAGAAAGGTCCAGCCTGCGGAGCAGGGCATTTCGGAACTGATGGTCACACTCTATCGAGGCGTTGACGAGGTCTTGACGGAAGACCATCTATTTTCATGGCATCGGATGATCGTTGCCGGTCGAGGCGACTTGAGGGATGTTGGACGTTATCGAACAAGCGACGAGCCGATGCAGGTTGTCTCCGGCGCAAGCTACGCACCGAAGGTCCACTTCGAAGCTCCGCCTTCGAATCGTGTTCGTAAGGAGATGGCTGGATTCGTCGAATGGTTCAACCGGACCGCTCCTGGTACGGATTCGGCACTACCGGCTCTGACACGGGCTGGTGTCGCGCATCTCTATTTCGAATCCATTCATCCATTTGAAGACGGCAATGGACGCATAGGCAGAGCGATAGCAGAAAAGGCACTAGTCCAGGGTTTCGGGCAACCGGTCATCGTTGCGCTAGCGCGTTCGATTTTGGCTCATCACGGCGACTACTATCGTTCCCTCGAAGAGGCGAACAAGACCAATGATGTGACCCGATGGCTTCGCTGGTTCTCGGCCATCGCGCTCGAAGCTCAATACCGAACCTTCGCTCAAATTGACTTCGTCATTCACAAGACGAAGATGCTGGACAGTCTGAAAGGTCGGATCAACGCTCGACAGGAGAAAGTCCTCTTGAGGATGTTCCGCGAAGGCCCAGAAGGTTTCGAAGGAGGGATGAGCGCAAAGAAGTACAGCACGATCGCGGAGACGCCTCCAGCGACTACGACCCGCGACCTCGCCGGTCTGGTTGAGGCGGGAGCCCTCGTTCGCTCGGGCGAACTGAAGCACACCCGATACGTGCTCAACATCCCCCAGTCCAACATCCCGGCGATCACAATCGACGAAGCGGGGAGGGTGTATCACGCCATCTCCGAAGAGGCGAAAACGGCTTCAGAAAGCGAGTAG